In Elephas maximus indicus isolate mEleMax1 chromosome 4, mEleMax1 primary haplotype, whole genome shotgun sequence, a genomic segment contains:
- the LOC126075625 gene encoding copper transport protein ATOX1-like produces MPKHEFSVDMTCEGCSNAVSRVLRKLEGVQFDVDLPNKKVCINSSEHSVDTLLETLKKTGKAVSYLGPK; encoded by the coding sequence ATGCCAAAGCACGAGTTCTCCGTGGACATGACCTGTGAGGGCTGCTCTAATGCGGTCAGTCGGGTCCTCCGCAAGCTGGAAGGAGTTCAGTTTGACGTTGACCTGCCCAACAAGAAGGTTTGCATCAACTCCTCTGAGCACAGCGTGGACACTCTGCTGGAGACCttgaagaaaacaggaaaagccGTTTCCTATCTCGGCCCCAAGTAG